Proteins encoded by one window of Nocardioides euryhalodurans:
- a CDS encoding ABC transporter ATP-binding protein, which translates to MVAVVEFAGVTVRRGGATLLDSVDWEVAEDQRWVVLGPNGAGKTTLLQVASAQLHPTVGVAGILDEVLGTVDVFELRPRIGLTSAALAERIPRDERVHDVVVSASYGVVGRWREAYDELDHERADELLVEVGVRHLAERTFGTLSEGERKRVQVARALMTDPELLLLDEPAAGLDLGGREDLVNTLSVLADDPASPATVLVSHHVEEIPPGFTHAMLLREGRVVASGPMEEVVTEEALSDTFGMPLGLSSEDGRFSARRRTPRRAL; encoded by the coding sequence ATGGTCGCTGTCGTGGAGTTCGCGGGCGTGACGGTGCGCCGGGGCGGTGCCACCCTGCTCGACTCCGTCGACTGGGAGGTCGCCGAGGACCAGCGCTGGGTGGTGCTGGGCCCCAACGGAGCCGGCAAGACCACGCTGCTGCAGGTCGCCTCCGCCCAGCTGCACCCGACCGTGGGGGTCGCGGGCATCCTCGACGAGGTGCTCGGCACCGTCGACGTGTTCGAGCTGCGGCCCCGGATCGGGCTCACGAGCGCCGCGCTCGCCGAGCGGATCCCGCGCGACGAACGTGTCCACGACGTGGTGGTCTCGGCGTCCTACGGCGTCGTCGGCCGCTGGCGCGAGGCCTACGACGAGCTCGACCACGAGCGCGCCGACGAGCTCCTGGTCGAGGTCGGCGTACGCCATCTCGCGGAGCGCACGTTCGGCACCCTCAGCGAGGGGGAGCGCAAGCGGGTGCAGGTGGCGCGCGCGCTGATGACGGACCCGGAGCTGCTGCTCCTCGACGAGCCGGCAGCGGGCCTGGACCTCGGCGGTCGCGAGGACCTCGTCAACACGCTCTCGGTCCTGGCCGACGACCCGGCCTCGCCCGCCACGGTGCTGGTGTCCCACCACGTCGAGGAGATCCCCCCGGGGTTCACCCACGCGATGCTGCTGCGGGAAGGGCGCGTCGTCGCGTCCGGTCCGATGGAGGAGGTCGTGACCGAGGAGGCGCTCAGCGACACCTTCGGCATGCCCCTGGGCCTGTCCTCGGAGGACGGCCGCTTCAGCGCCCGGCGGCGGACGCCGCGGCGCGCACTCTGA
- a CDS encoding NfeD family protein, which yields MDWIREHMTESWLALAIVLGVAEMFSLDLVLIMLATGALGGMVASFFTDSFAIAAVVALITSVGMLAVVRPGLARKLDHGPELRLGHRKLVGTQGIVTETVTSLTPGRVRLSGELWSAQPYDETLTIESGETVEVFEIRGATAYVHPVPRLEP from the coding sequence ATGGACTGGATCCGCGAACACATGACGGAGTCGTGGCTCGCGCTGGCCATCGTGCTCGGTGTTGCGGAGATGTTCTCCCTGGACCTGGTCCTGATCATGCTCGCCACCGGCGCGCTCGGCGGGATGGTGGCCTCGTTCTTCACGGACTCGTTCGCGATCGCCGCGGTGGTCGCCCTGATCACCTCGGTCGGGATGCTCGCCGTGGTGAGGCCCGGCCTCGCCCGCAAGCTCGACCACGGGCCAGAGCTGCGCCTGGGGCACCGCAAGCTGGTCGGGACGCAGGGGATCGTGACCGAGACCGTCACCTCGCTGACGCCGGGCCGGGTCCGGCTCTCGGGCGAGCTCTGGAGCGCCCAGCCCTACGACGAGACGCTCACCATCGAGTCGGGTGAGACCGTGGAGGTGTTCGAGATCCGCGGCGCCACCGCGTACGTCCACCCCGTCCCACGCCTGGAACCATGA